In Geopsychrobacter electrodiphilus DSM 16401, a single window of DNA contains:
- a CDS encoding IclR family transcriptional regulator, with product MDNQQKNKIMVGTVDQSLSDLQIGNDSDVNGEKDRLFVSALARGFEILRCFTPEVRVLGKQDLARLTGLPKATVFRLAYTLTRLGYLKQSKETGKYQLAGGVLSFGHSYLNNMNIIQVARPYMLELADQTHSAVYLAVRDRLSMVFLEACKDPNVTFTQNLQVGSRVPLATSSLGRALLCGLPEEERNYLMDHIHRQNELEWPKIEAGIERALKDYEHWGFCFSVGDWRQDINAVAIAIGPVAGPGMLSLTCSGPAFQLRQHMLEDDIGPRLLHTARNIEEKLAQI from the coding sequence ATGGACAATCAACAAAAAAATAAAATAATGGTAGGTACTGTGGATCAATCGCTCAGCGATCTGCAAATCGGCAACGATTCAGACGTGAATGGCGAAAAGGATCGCCTTTTTGTTAGTGCTTTAGCCCGCGGTTTTGAAATATTACGCTGCTTTACCCCCGAAGTGCGAGTATTGGGAAAACAGGACCTTGCAAGACTTACCGGGCTACCGAAGGCTACTGTGTTCCGCTTGGCCTACACATTGACCCGATTGGGTTATCTCAAACAATCAAAAGAAACAGGTAAATACCAATTGGCAGGAGGAGTCTTGTCCTTTGGTCACTCCTATCTCAATAACATGAATATCATACAAGTTGCCCGACCCTATATGCTTGAGCTGGCAGACCAAACTCACTCTGCCGTTTATTTGGCAGTCCGTGACCGTTTGAGCATGGTTTTCCTGGAGGCCTGCAAAGATCCAAACGTCACTTTTACTCAGAATCTTCAGGTCGGTTCACGAGTGCCTCTTGCTACAAGTTCATTAGGTCGGGCCCTGCTTTGTGGTCTTCCAGAAGAGGAGAGAAATTATCTGATGGATCATATTCATCGGCAAAATGAATTAGAATGGCCCAAAATCGAGGCTGGGATTGAAAGGGCCCTTAAGGATTATGAGCATTGGGGTTTTTGTTTTTCTGTTGGGGATTGGCGACAAGACATTAATGCTGTAGCTATAGCCATTGGACCAGTTGCCGGCCCCGGAATGCTTTCGCTTACCTGTTCTGGACCTGCTTTTCAGTTGCGTCAACATATGCTTGAAGATGATATCGGCCCGCGTCTGCTTCATACTGCGCGAAATATTGAGGAAAAGTTGGCTCAAATTTAA